The following are from one region of the Lodderomyces elongisporus chromosome 7, complete sequence genome:
- the HFD1_2 gene encoding Hexadecenal dehydrogenase: MGSSSDSTSNQKPSNNNTPTRIESTSAKIKRKLSIRKMKNSSSAAIEPPKLDQVLSSPELEPQTQQERVPQTSAKTNNTNNKPSASTPQSKKTEAKKSDLGKSQPISNGNSKLKPTPANTKNKVSSGENNIGYSKDGGTRVKVDRPNNDHNSKLTPNASVRSSASSTITATATATGADADADADAERDSITTKVSSAAPSMSTTNGARGSEVNKDFKASEETTLEYTKVEDIEPGIARVHAGFRSGKTQSIQFRLNQLRNLYFAIKENQPAICHALSQDFHRVPSETINYEIATGLGELLYIMSQLHKWVKPEKVTDLPLNLSTSPVYIERIPLGVVLVIAAFNYPLFVSISPIVGAIAAGNTVVLKQSEATPHFSQLFTNILSKALDPEIFFPVNGAVPETTELLKQKVDKIIFTGSATVGKIIASKAAETLTPTILELGGKTPAFVLDDVKDKDLPTVARRIAWGRFANSGQTCIAVDYVFVAKSKHDKFVDALKKIVHEEFYSNINANDKNYTHLINQRAFNRIENIIKTTKGDIITGGDVNPKSLYVAPTVIDNATWSDSSMQAEIFGPILPILTYDDVETASNEVIANHDTPLALYIFTSGATSPRVNPQIKTIATKVRSGGMVINDVLMHIALHNAPFGGVGQSGYGAYHGKFSFLAFSHERTTIEQQLWNDWVIKARYPPHTNQKDKLVKTSQSSYGGRVWFARDGNVRKEGPTSFFNAWTGALGLAELVKDFIGASI, from the coding sequence ATGGGCAGTAGTAGTGATAGTACCAGTAATCAAAAGCCATCTAATAATAATACACCTACTCGCATTGAATCCACTTCTGCCAAAATCAAGAGAAAATTATCCATAcgcaaaatgaaaaactcaTCATCAGCTGCAATTGAACCTCCAAAATTGGACCAAGTATTGAGCTCACCCGAGTTGGAGCCACAAACACAACAGGAAAGAGTACCACAAACTTCAGCAAAGACcaacaataccaacaacaagcCACTGGCATCGACACCTCAGTCTAAAAAGActgaagcaaaaaaatctGACCTCGGTAAAAGCCAACCAATTAGTAATGGAAATAGCAAGTTAAAGCCCACACCAGCAaataccaaaaacaaagttaGCAGTGGTGAAAATAATATCGGCTATAGTAAAGATGGTGGTACTAGAGTCAAAGTAGATCGACCAAATAACGATCACAACTCCAAGCTCACTCCTAATGCACTGGTGAGATCATCAGcatcttcaacaataacagcaacagcaacagcaacaggcgcagatgcagatgcagatgcagatgcagaAAGAGACTCTATCACCACAAAGGTCTCTTCAGCTGCGCCCAGTATGTCAACTACTAATGGTGCTCGTGGTAGTGAGGTGAACAAAGATTTTAAAGCTTCAGAGGAAACAACACTTGAATATACTAAAGTCGAGGATATCGAACCAGGTATTGCAAGGGTCCATGCCGGTTTCAGAAGCGGTAAAACACAAAGTATCCAATTTAGATTGAACCAGTTGAGAAACTTGTACTTTGCAATCAAAGAGAATCAACCTGCAATTTGCCATGCATTGAGCCAGGATTTCCACAGAGtcccatctgaaacaataAATTACGAAATAGCAACTGGATTGGGCGAGTTGCTCTATATAATGTCACAATTGCACAAATGGGTAAAGCCAGAAAAAGTCACTGATTTACCACTAAACTTATCCACCAGTCCAGTGTATATCGAAAGAATACCATTGGGAGTTGTCTTGGTCATTGCGGCATTCAACTACCCACTCTTTGTCTCCATATCGCCCATTGTGGGTGCTATTGCCGCAGGAAATACCGTGGTTTTGAAGCAGTCGGAGGCAACTCCACACTTTAGTCAATTGTTTACAAATATCTTGTCAAAGGCATTAGACCCAGAAATCTTTTTCCCAGTCAATGGAGCAGTCCCTGAGACTACAGAATTACTTAAGCAAAAAGTCGACAAGATTATCTTTACAGGCAGTGCCACTGTGGGCAAGATTATCGCATCAAAAGCAGCAGAGACTTTGACACCTACAATATTGGAGCTTGGTGGTAAAACACcagcttttgttttggatgATGTTAAGGATAAGGATTTGCCCACTGTAGCCAGAAGAATTGCTTGGGGAAGATTTGCCAACTCTGGACAAACGTGTATTGCAGTCGATTATGTATTTGTTGCCAAATCCAAGCATGATAAATTTGTTGACgcattgaaaaaaattgtacaCGAGGAATTTTACTCCAACATCAATGCAAATGATAAGAACTATACCCATTTGATCAACCAACGTGCATTCAACAGGATTGAAAATATCattaaaacaacaaaaggtGATATTATTACTGGCGGAGACGTAAACCCCAAGTCGCTTTATGTGGCACCCACTGTAATTGACAATGCTACATGGTCAGACAGCTCGATGCAAGCTGAAATTTTTGGTCCCATCTTGCCAATACTTACCTACGATGATGTTGAAACTGCATCAAATGAAGTCATTGCCAATCACGATACTCCCTTGGCGCTCTACATTTTCACCAGTGGAGCTACTTCTCCTCGTGTCAACCCCCAAATCAAGACTATAGCCACAAAAGTGAGATCCGGTGGAATGGTGATCAATGATGTGTTAATGCACATTGCTCTTCATAATGCACCATTTGGAGGCGTGGGACAGTCAGGATATGGAGCTTACCACGGCAAGTTTTCGTTTTTGGCATTTTCACATGAACGTACCACGATTGAACAACAATTGTGGAATGATTGGGTGATCAAGGCTAGGTATCCACCACATACAAACCAAAAGGATAAGTTGGTCAAAACAAGCCAACTGAGTTATGGTGGAAGGGTATGGTTTGCAAGAGATGGCAATgttagaaaagaaggacCCACATCATTTTTCAATGCATGGACTGGGGCATTAGGATTAGCAGAATTGGTTAAAGATTTTATTGGTGCCTCTATTTGA